From the Rhodanobacter soli genome, one window contains:
- a CDS encoding MFS transporter, with protein sequence MKAKPELSFWQIWNMCFGFLGIQFGFALQTADVSRIFQTLGASLEQIPVLWIAAPITGLIVQPIVGHLSDRTWTRLGRRRPYFLIGAVLASLSLLWMPNASELWIAAALLWLMDASINVSMEPFRAFVGDQLPVRQRPLGYSMQSFFIGIGAVVASAMPWLLARFGFSNIAPDGGIPDTVKYSFYAGGAVLLGAVLWTVLSTREYAPEQLRAFDPVPVDEQDPRGAGGTRSGIAWALAGVAGAVLIGHYHLQQELYLLAGGLLVYGVSLLWLARTRSRGMLAQVLGDVRAMPDAMRRLAWVQLFSWFALFAMWIYATAAVTQVHFGSSDPRSAAYNDGANWVGVLFAAYNGFAALAALVIPLMVRRWGLRASHLINLWLGGAGLLSFLLIRDPHWLLLSMLGVGFAWASILSLPYAMLSDSVPSAKMGVYMGIFNFFIVIPQLVAASVLGQLLKLFFHGQPMWALALGGASLLVAGLCTLRVRIAL encoded by the coding sequence ATGAAGGCAAAACCCGAACTGTCGTTCTGGCAGATATGGAACATGTGTTTCGGATTCCTCGGCATCCAGTTCGGCTTTGCGCTGCAGACGGCGGACGTCAGCCGCATCTTCCAGACGCTCGGCGCGTCGCTGGAGCAGATCCCGGTGCTATGGATCGCCGCACCGATCACCGGGCTGATCGTGCAGCCGATCGTCGGGCATCTGTCCGACCGCACCTGGACACGGCTGGGACGCCGGCGTCCGTACTTCCTGATCGGCGCGGTGCTTGCCTCGCTGTCCCTGCTGTGGATGCCGAATGCGTCGGAGCTGTGGATCGCGGCGGCCCTGCTGTGGCTGATGGATGCGTCGATCAATGTTTCGATGGAGCCGTTCCGCGCCTTCGTCGGCGACCAGCTGCCGGTTCGCCAGCGGCCGCTGGGTTACTCGATGCAGAGCTTCTTCATCGGCATCGGTGCGGTAGTCGCCTCCGCCATGCCCTGGCTGTTGGCCAGGTTCGGATTCAGCAACATCGCGCCGGACGGCGGCATTCCGGACACGGTGAAGTATTCCTTCTACGCCGGTGGCGCGGTCCTGTTGGGCGCGGTGCTGTGGACCGTGCTCAGCACGCGCGAATACGCGCCCGAACAGCTGCGGGCATTCGACCCCGTGCCGGTCGACGAGCAGGATCCACGCGGGGCAGGCGGCACGCGCAGCGGGATCGCCTGGGCCCTGGCCGGCGTGGCCGGCGCGGTGCTGATCGGCCATTACCACCTGCAGCAGGAACTCTACCTGCTGGCCGGCGGCCTCCTGGTGTACGGAGTTTCGCTGCTGTGGCTGGCGCGGACCCGCAGCCGCGGCATGCTCGCGCAGGTGCTCGGCGACGTGCGCGCGATGCCCGATGCGATGCGCCGGCTGGCGTGGGTGCAGCTGTTCTCGTGGTTCGCGCTGTTCGCGATGTGGATCTATGCCACCGCCGCCGTCACCCAGGTGCACTTCGGCAGCAGCGATCCGCGCTCGGCGGCGTACAACGACGGGGCCAACTGGGTCGGCGTGCTGTTTGCCGCCTACAACGGTTTTGCCGCACTCGCCGCGTTGGTCATCCCGTTGATGGTGCGCCGCTGGGGACTGCGTGCCAGCCATCTGATCAACCTGTGGCTGGGCGGCGCGGGGCTGCTTTCCTTCCTGCTCATCCGCGATCCGCACTGGCTGCTGCTGTCGATGCTCGGCGTCGGCTTTGCCTGGGCGTCGATCCTGTCGCTGCCCTACGCCATGCTGTCCGACAGCGTGCCGTCGGCCAAGATGGGCGTGTACATGGGCATCTTCAATTTCTTCATCGTCATCCCGCAGCTGGTGGCCGCGAGCGTGCTTGGCCAACTGCTGAAGCTGTTCTTCCACGGCCAGCCGATGTGGGCGCTTGCGCTGGGCGGGGCGAGCCTGCTGGTTGCCGGGCTGTGCACGCTGCGCGTGCGGATCGCGCTCTGA